In Pararge aegeria chromosome 7, ilParAegt1.1, whole genome shotgun sequence, the DNA window CGCTTTTTTATTGTGCTCTTCCTAAAAAAATGTAGCTAAAATACAgattactaaattcaatctgtctGATTTTTAACATAAGGCAATAGTGGTTCGTGTTGTAGCTCAAGCCTgtgtttttatgtaaacttatTACAGAATGTCGAACCTTATTTcaataatcaaaaatactttcagGCTTTCCAAATAGCGTATTCAATAATGAATCTAGCGTGTGACATACCGCTATTCTTGAAAGTTAAGGAAGAGTCGTCGCCCATATTATGCTACTTAGAGTATgtaagaaaatatagaaaagttGTTTTTGGAGGCGTCATCTTTCCAACTGGCGTGGTAAGTAAgatggttttttaaataaaaagttacccTTTCAGATACATATTGATATTGGATTTGATTTATGTAATagtacaagtaaataaatagagtGAACAAACGGTCAGGCTGAAAGAGTCTTACAGGTTTGTCTTATATTTGgagttatgaaaatgaagcttaatttgctaaactccgcgaacagcagcagaatctgtatggtgtaatttataattacttcaatccgtatactccacaccaaacagattctcggcaatgtaccctctacgcacgtttcactcgtatattacaccatacagtctacagattctgctgctgttcgcggagcaaacaaatgaagcttaattttcataataaattatggattttcgcaaagtaacgcctgcttctatccaatatttatattggAAGTATTCGCCCGCTCCTTTTTTGTAACctcccacctgatgttaagtggattACCTTCGCCAATGAATAGAGCAACATTTTGCatggcatgtaaggaacacgtcctgcaacgtgccttcctgtgtccatcaacctgaggcgtaggtgttaatcctcatgtgcctgtaattacactggcaacggcgaacttagcggcaaaaataagcatgtttTTCCGTCTCGACAAAACGTGCCGATTAGCAATTTATCGTTGCAGCGTTAAAACATACAGGTTATATGAGACATACCTCCTATGAGACACGGATCGTTGCCTCCACAGTGTAGCATAAATCATCCTTAACAATAATGTGTCAATTTTACTGACACAAAGGTTTGACCTTTCGTCtccaataaaaagttattacctGAGCTGAGAATTTAATGGTTTGCAACAATGTTAACAAAAAATTACCGCCTCTAAGACAATATGAGTATTtctttaaaatgcaaatttacaattcaaaaaaataatagtttcggaaatacatatataaacattcTACATAGCGCTAACGACGTTTTAAAACTTTTGAGATACatgtataaatgaaattaaaaattaaaatatacaaaagatATTACAAAGTTTACAATATCCTCATAGAGTTTTAATATCTTTGCATATTCTGTATTTCATTCGGAACAATTCGTaacttaaaaactattgtttttaaaaattttattatttttatttccaggCAATTTTCACCGTATTTTGGCCAATTTTCATCTACAACAGAGAGCTTATCTTCCCTAAGTTCATAGACAAAGCTATCAGCCCTGTATCCAACCAGATCATGCACTCAGCAATCTTCTTCATCGTGATGTGGGAGTTACTTTTCCATCCAAGAGCCAAACCAAGTTCCCACAAGTTATACTTAGGTCATATGGCTGTTATATTCTTCTCCTACTTTATTGTGTAAGTAATACATACATACTCTGGGCTAAAACTTCTAGTCGAATtagaaattttatacaattaaactTTGTTGTTCCCCTAAAATACGGTTTTATGACTTTGTTTAGTGTATTTTAATGTGCGGATAGCGCGATTTTATTTAGTCTGTTTTGGTGTGTGGATCGAACTATTCAATTTAGAGGGTTTTACTGTATTGACTGCACACTTCAATTTAGTCTCTTTAACTGCATGGCAGAACAGTTTTATTCAAACTGTATTACTGTGTGTACAACGTAACTTTTTTCAGTCGGTTTTACTGTGTGGTACGCACACTTTAATTAAGACGGTTTTACAATGTTTACTGCACACTTCTATTTGCCGGttgccggttggcgcagtgggcagtgaccctttccacatccaaggccgtgggttcgattcccacaactggagaaatgtttgtgtgatgaacatgaatttttctCAGTgtattatctgtgtattatattcataaaaatattcatcagctatcttaatacccataacacaagctgcgcttactttggggctagatagcgatgtgtgtactgtcgtagtaaatttgttattattattattatttagtcttTTTAACTGCATCACAAACTTTTGCTCTCTTAATGTGTCCAGTATACACTTTTTTTCTGATTTACTGTGTGCAGAGTACACTTTTATTTGGTCTTTTTTATTGTGGCAATACAGACATATTGTTTTTTGCACACTTTTAGAGTTATATTGAGGGGTTCGTTAAATTTCTTTCCTTTTCTATAAGAGATGTCCTCATAAGTGGGACAGATTTTAAGAGTTCCAATTATAAGAAGTTAAGTattgattatatattttgttccaGATTATTCGCTAACTACGCCGAGCGTGGTACATGGCCGTACCCACTGTTCACTATCGTGTATGGCACCATATATTTCCCCCTATTATTAGCAGCTCTATGTATTATATACGTATCTGCATACTTTATACAATGGCCTCTAACTtccttagtatataataatattacctgtaaaaaaactgaaaaaataagATGAGATGTAATTTtcgattgttttatttttattcttacgctcagaattaatataataataatcaattcaaTGTATTCAGATCTAAGAGTACAGTAGAGCAATCCTTTTCAGCAGGGAAACGTCTTctgtgtgcctatttgaataaagaaatacttactTTGACTTGATTTGAAGATAATgtattagattgattattatgtATTGAATCTGGCAAATACATAGCATTGCATTCAttcttgcatcctggagatcgAAATACTACTTTCTACTTCGGAAAAGCACCAGGGTAATATTCTCTGTCGATTTTAGTGTACAGGCTTTGTTATGTATGCACGGCTTTACAGATAATCCCGACCATGTTAGATTAGCGGTAGCTTGTATTCAAAATTAGTCTTGTTCATGGTTTCTGCatgttcttgattctgtgaCTTCAAaatatgttgttatttttttttaaatctactcatctaaataaagtttattactgATATACTATTTGTGATACACGTATCTTGATAAGATAATAGTGTTATATTGATCGttgaaaatttacaaattttttgaCTTAACATGCCTGCGATATGCTGTGTCggtatttcaaaattatatatttcattctTGCTTACAGTGAAAGTTTATTGATGTTATTTATGATATCTTATAAAATAAGGAAGGAATAGttactaaataaaacacaaccCCTTGCAAGTGATtcgagaataataataaaaacaattaacatttattttctattgttcCTCAACTCCAGTCCCCACTACTTAGGTACAATGTTTGTTATGAATCCATAAATCAACAAAGCTAACGTAAGCACACGTTGACCGAAAAACAATCCAGCGGTCTTTTTTccaacaaaactttttttacaacaaaacttTTCCGGACATTAATACTTTTTTTGCAACAAAAACTCTTTGTAATATCAACATAAAATACGAGAACCTAAAAGTCGGGGCGTAATAAATTTTCGATCAACATGTACGTACAAAATATCCacttttctttaatataatctgttatatttttacatagatatatgatttcttttttatactttgtaactctttatttttttaatatgttcagTTAATGTGTAAAAATActcaatatttaataacaaatgaatattttttcattaaatataaaataattatctcaTAGAAAACAAGAGGTacaaaattttactatttatttataattgagaGCCCCCGTCTTTGTCTTGTGGGctctttttgtatataatagaagctcttttttaaataattattgagaaacaatatttaattaaaccaattaaaaaaaccgTTTCTGTACAGGGATTTTAGGTAATTCATGAcaaaaagtaagtaattaatCAGTATAAATACTCGCAATTCTTATGGCGGAATCGGAAGGATCAATTTTGATTCTACTTATGAATCTGCGTCTATGAAGTATCCTAAACGATTGgtcttagtatttttttcactGATTTTATAATGACGCGTCGCATTTCATAAATTTTGCGGTACTTTTCATGATCcaatgaccagtggcgtgcacagggtttgtgatcagggtatgcatagagcaggtacatggcataaaatggaaaaaagtcccctccaatacgggttatataagataatttgggtatgcagtgcttttgtgcatgtatgaagtgcacgccactgccaatgACCTACAAAGGACAAGCGCATTGGCGAGTCTTTGAAGTATGATGTGGCAACATACgtcacttataataaatctaagAATTACGAGAACGAGGACGTCGTTGGATATtactgttttaattaattgtattcattataatttacacaaaCGATCGTGTGATATTTAAAGTAGCTTATcaaaaaaagtaagttttaagGTCAgagttttaaaatgatattcTCTAAAATCCTGCACAGAACCACGACAACCTGTTTACCCATTATTCCCGCATGCATCAACCTTGCGCTTTTCCtaaatatttttccaaacaTCATATCATACGCCCTATCTTTGTGTCCAAatctataatattgttttagtgAAAATTTAGCAAAACATAGTACAAAAGTTTTAGAAATACCTACTAGACTACCCAGCAATTAAAACGTTACCCTAAATTCGCATAGCacgggatttttttaaatgttaaacccCTTTTTTCCGTATACACTTCCAATTGATGATAGTATAAATAGTCtgcaaacatataaaaaaatcccgGCACATGTGACCACTAATTCTATATCTATCACGAAAACTCTTTCGTGCGAAAGAGATAACCTGATATCCCTTATCCTTGTCTGCACCAATCACAAGTCTACATTTTAAGAAGTATAGAATGGACACGATTTTCTATTAgtaattgggttttttttttttaattttcttacgAAAAGAGGCATTCGATAGATTATtggaatttcaaaataaattcgaGGTTTAGCCTGCTCACAAATAATGCGATCTTGagtaataaaatgatatttttattccaattgTTTTTGATAATCAAAGTTAATAATTATGATCGTCTTAaaagtttaatgaaaaataacacCTTATATTACAAAGATTATTTCAAGTTATTTTACAAACGAAAATACTACATCCTACCACATACATATCAATAAAGTGATTGTCGAATAAGGGACCTAAGATTtcgtactttttttattaaaattcagtcGAATATTTGTAGCAGGCTTAAAATTAGACGGTTATATTTTTACGTTTAGGCAAAAGCGGTTATTTTTTTACCGAATTCAGTCTTAGTGCTCTAAAACTTTGTTGTGCTTTGTACAAAGAGGAATgtcctttttataataattaaatataaatgttaattttcCCTGATATGCAAACATTTTAATTCGTCAAAGCCGAAACataaatacgaaaaataaacctttattcTCTTAGATTGATAAGGCTTCAACTTTAACTATAAATAAGGCAAATAAATCGGTAGCAGCACAAGTTTATTGTATATGAGGTTcataatctcaatttttttttcattggatATAAGTTTACTGAATCTCCGTTAAAGTAATTTACGTCCATTATACGTATAATATGATACATTTAAATCAAATGACAACAAACCAATGATTCtgttattaatacaaataattcagagttattttttaaatatttagaccACCACTTGAATGCAATCGCATCAGCTGAAATCTCAATGCTTTTATTTAAAGGGGAAAATTGTTTTAAAGGAACCTATCATAACCAGGAGATTCATTTTAAACTTTCTTTCTAAGCGTTATCAATCTAAGAtttttgatagaaaaaaatacagacaTTTCTCATTTGTCAGcaaaaaaattactaacttACTAAATGACGTGCTTcttcttaatataatatttaaaaaaaatgattttatattataacaaaacgatgttttttttccataataaaatatttaattattgaaaggAATTTAGTTTCAACAGTTTTTACTAAGAACATTAATAAAAGAACTCGGaatatcatttatataatattataacagcatgtattttatttttcaaataatagtttgaaccacccgtatatttttattattttctatatattCTCACTATGTATGCATgattaataactattttatttattatctttaaacggaaagtgtgtgtgtatattattttttgtaatattttaaaataaaaatatatgtaacaaaaaaattaaaaaaaattatatatattaatatgtaaataaataattaataaatacttaaaacctatggaacgaaaattaaaaaaaataaaacaaaaacaatagacAATAACAGATtgctttatttaacaaaaaatatataatatatagaaagataaaaaaacaacatttttcaCATGACTTCTCAAGAGTAGCGTCTATCGACCCATGATggaaaatttgttttcttttttgtttaatagaatgtaaaattaaaaataacccaTCGAACCttatgatatttaatataaaatacatacgaTTAATAGCTATTTACAAAATACGAGTTAAGATTTATAcgttttaacattaatataatccAGTCTATAATAAAGGCTATCCGACGAAACGTAGCAggcaatttatatttagtaaaaataaaaatgtaaaaaattaaaaatgtaaaaaaaaaatacgtacatCCGCGTAAAgctataaatgaaaaaaatatacattacgtATACCTTCGCGAGAAAAAAATGTACTTCGATTCAtaagaacaaaaaacaaaaatattatgcaaTATTATTATGTCGCACATTctcaaaaaaaatccaaaaatggCACTCAATCGTAGAAGTGCAAAAAATGAGatcaaattttaattacagAGAAAAGTAAATTGCCTGCTATTACAAGTAAACAGTTCAAAATgtactttgaaattttattttaatacaatcaaATCTCATtattacgttttgtttttataatggatttaataactaaaaagttaatataattaaattaatcagaatatatttcattttctaTACTAATGAATACCGTTTTTATATTAGAATTaggtaaagtatttaaaataaaataaaaagttgaacATAGCAAACGACGTAaaaattttctttgtaaaatgaattcataagttatttatttaattggtaATAACAAGATTTGattattaattctaaaaaatGTTCTTTCGCGAATTTgttcaacaattataataattattacgttacaatgcaacttattattatttaaattactttatttacgTTTTCATGTTCGACTACTTTGTTTCATTAAAAAAGCtaacaaaatattacaaaaaaaatgggcAGTATCAAGTATTCCTATATTACAACATAATCGACATTCTACAtcgaaaaaaaacatcaatattaataatcatttgaaataaataacaagttacaattctctttaaaaaaaactgttaaaataattataaaaagacctattttaattaaatttttcgcTTAAAAAACAAACTGTTGTGTGGTCACGACTCACGCTACACcgttataactttttttatttatttcttaataaaaactctatttctattattatatttatatataataatcattattatttcttcatCAATGTTAGATACActttatgataattaatattataaacatcataaaaatattacaccataattaataattaagaaagtGTTGGATTAcaatgtaatattttgtatgagATACTCGGTTTTACGCATTACTTCACATTTAAatgtaaagtatttaatatatcgCCAACCGTTCTGACAATAAATGTAAACTGATCAATATATCGCCAATCGTTCTGACAATAAATGTAAAGTTGATCAATATATCGCCAACCGTTCTGGCAATATATGTAAAACTGAAGACGCCTATCCGTACTTAGACtcgaattaaataaacatttaaatattaatattgtacgtACGTACGAATACATAAATATCATTATAACAGTCTcaaagtacatacatacaattataaataGGTTAACAAACTGATAGACGTCTTCAGTGGTACAGACACGGGGggaataatatatgaaatgtagCTGTCTTTAGAAGTAACTCGGCCTCACTCGCCAACGTCCCGTTTTCATAGGCAAAAATGAGATCTAGTCGCAACGCAAAGAAATATATCCACCTAGGGAAATAATTCTCTATTTATCCGTGTAATGTGTAGTCAACGCTGTCTAGCGAGAACAGTTCTTTGTACAGAGCTGGGAACACGTGGTGGGGGTGTGCTGCCTTGAATCGGCACAGCGCCTCCAAATGGAGCGTTGACAGTTCTCTAGAAGGAACAAATTATATAAGTTGTATAactttcaaaattcataaactacaaaaaataaatatgttgatAGTCTATACTGAGAAAGAAAAGCCAAATTACGGGAAATGAGATAGtaaattgcaaattaatttcgtcttttttaaaaactttgctgaaatgcttttaaaaacgtgtaggtaatttttttttccataaccATAGTGAAACGAGACATTTGATTTTGAAGTAAACACAGCTATTATGATTTTCACTGCATAAAACATAAGCGCCCGTGAATTCagtaacataaaaaatttaatggctGCCGGCCATTTACCTGTAGGTGGGTATCTTATTGATGAGCGTGTCCAGCACTGTGACGTCGCCCTTGAGTGGCGCGTGGTTGGTCTGGATCTCGTGGCGCATGGCCGCCATCGACATGTTGAACAGGCACTGGATCTCGGGGTTGCCGCGGACGCCGTTACGTTCTACGAATAAATGTAActatatgcatttttatatgTAACACTATCGCCAACCGTTCtgacaatttaaattaattaagtaccGCTACCtgttctattaaaataaatttattttatgtaatattattttaattgaacttaatttttattcagaTTTGTGCATTTGCCTCGTTTATCTAATGACAATCTATAGGCCAAATTCGACTGTGAATAACGAGTTCTGAATTTCAGTTGTGGA includes these proteins:
- the LOC120625225 gene encoding androgen-dependent TFPI-regulating protein-like isoform X2, with translation MGAITFHVHCRIIGSAIALLLHGGNSIAMFFAMRGDILKDPDIANLQATQYRYLTIWNVAFQIAYSIMNLACDIPLFLKVKEESSPILCYLEYVRKYRKVVFGGVIFPTGVAIFTVFWPIFIYNRELIFPKFIDKAISPVSNQIMHSAIFFIVMWELLFHPRAKPSSHKLYLGHMAVIFFSYFIVLFANYAERGTWPYPLFTIVYGTIYFPLLLAALCIIYVSAYFIQWPLTSLVYNNITCKKTEKIR
- the LOC120625225 gene encoding androgen-dependent TFPI-regulating protein-like isoform X1, which gives rise to MSEKNLLQARFATEKHPGFFPAAITFHVHCRIIGSAIALLLHGGNSIAMFFAMRGDILKDPDIANLQATQYRYLTIWNVAFQIAYSIMNLACDIPLFLKVKEESSPILCYLEYVRKYRKVVFGGVIFPTGVAIFTVFWPIFIYNRELIFPKFIDKAISPVSNQIMHSAIFFIVMWELLFHPRAKPSSHKLYLGHMAVIFFSYFIVLFANYAERGTWPYPLFTIVYGTIYFPLLLAALCIIYVSAYFIQWPLTSLVYNNITCKKTEKIR